One Faecalicatena sp. Marseille-Q4148 DNA window includes the following coding sequences:
- a CDS encoding relaxase/mobilization nuclease domain-containing protein, whose translation MATTRLMPLHIGKGRDISTAIADIIDYVENPQKTDFGKFIYGYECDTRIADAEFLLSKRQYANLTGRNQGADDVIAYHLRQAFKPGEVTPEEANQIGRELALKLTKGNHAFVVCTHVDKHHVHNHIIINSTTLDCQKKFRNFWGSTWAIRRMNDKLCLEHGLSIVEDPKPSRDHYGTWLGNKKQPSHQEQIRCAIDAALEEKPKDFEELLKKLEAAGIEVNRERKYLRFRLSPEDRYTRCDTLKGDYTEQAIKERITGARIVKPRRTSPQKPVSKVGLLVDIEAAIRSGKGPGYERWAKVFNLKQLSQAVIYLKEHGDMSYEDLQEKSDAVTASFNALSVQIKELESQMAANGELQKQIVNYAKTRAVYVEYRKAGYSKKFRAAHEAEILLHQTAKKYFDEVGITKLPSVKALREEYAGLLEQKRKAYSAYKQARADMKELYNVRANVEHLLDIPTGREPQRESQKSRQ comes from the coding sequence ATGGCGACCACACGGCTGATGCCTCTGCACATTGGAAAAGGCCGGGATATTTCCACGGCCATTGCAGACATCATTGACTACGTGGAGAATCCACAGAAAACCGATTTTGGGAAATTTATTTATGGCTATGAGTGTGATACCCGGATTGCCGACGCGGAGTTTCTTCTATCCAAGCGGCAGTATGCGAACCTGACCGGACGAAACCAGGGCGCGGACGATGTGATCGCCTACCATCTCCGGCAGGCTTTCAAGCCCGGCGAGGTCACGCCGGAAGAAGCGAACCAGATTGGGCGGGAGCTTGCTCTGAAACTGACAAAAGGCAATCACGCTTTTGTTGTCTGTACCCATGTAGACAAGCACCATGTCCATAACCACATCATCATAAATTCCACAACGCTGGACTGTCAGAAAAAGTTCCGCAACTTCTGGGGATCCACCTGGGCAATCCGGCGCATGAATGACAAGCTGTGCTTAGAGCATGGTCTTTCCATTGTAGAGGATCCGAAGCCCAGCCGGGATCACTATGGTACATGGCTGGGAAATAAAAAACAGCCCTCCCACCAGGAACAGATCCGCTGTGCCATTGACGCGGCCCTGGAAGAAAAGCCGAAGGACTTTGAAGAACTGTTGAAGAAGCTGGAGGCGGCCGGGATTGAAGTCAACCGGGAGCGAAAGTACCTTCGTTTTCGCTTGTCGCCGGAAGATAGATATACCCGGTGTGACACGCTGAAAGGCGACTATACCGAGCAGGCTATCAAAGAACGGATCACAGGCGCCCGGATAGTAAAGCCGCGCCGTACCTCTCCCCAAAAGCCGGTTTCCAAAGTCGGGCTGCTAGTGGATATTGAGGCGGCAATCCGTTCCGGCAAAGGTCCGGGGTATGAACGCTGGGCGAAGGTGTTTAACTTAAAACAGCTCTCCCAGGCGGTAATTTATCTCAAAGAGCATGGCGATATGAGTTATGAGGATTTGCAGGAAAAATCAGATGCCGTCACCGCCAGCTTTAATGCGTTGTCAGTACAGATCAAGGAACTGGAATCGCAGATGGCCGCCAACGGGGAGCTGCAGAAACAGATCGTAAACTACGCCAAGACGCGAGCGGTCTATGTGGAATACCGAAAAGCTGGGTACAGCAAAAAATTCCGTGCGGCACATGAGGCGGAAATCCTTCTGCACCAAACAGCGAAGAAATATTTTGACGAGGTGGGAATCACAAAGCTGCCCTCCGTCAAAGCTCTGCGAGAGGAATATGCCGGGCTTCTGGAACAGAAACGGAAAGCCTACTCTGCTTATAAGCAGGCCAGGGCTGATATGAAAGAGCTTTATAATGTCCGGGCGAATGTGGAGCATTTGCTGGATATTCCCACCGGGCGGGAACCGCAGAGGGAATCGCAGAAGTCACGGCAATAG
- a CDS encoding DUF3849 domain-containing protein: MKDTTPIYFHSATYAYEHGELDQYHASHKANIACREAIEQAITDNYRDNRLGTACVQQVLQQFDPGRIFYVLANTVRQKDYDGRISRDNKAWAQTVPVCEDKDGFGYDRNVCFAVDRCNPGLTDLFLSQARRECPLTQEQKPSVRDSLNQHAGRQAAHKDKPKTKKEHAR, from the coding sequence TTGAAAGATACAACGCCAATTTATTTCCATTCTGCCACCTATGCGTATGAGCATGGGGAGCTGGATCAGTACCACGCTTCCCACAAGGCAAACATTGCGTGCAGGGAGGCAATCGAACAGGCCATAACGGACAACTACCGGGATAACCGTTTAGGTACGGCATGTGTGCAGCAGGTCTTACAGCAGTTTGATCCTGGCCGGATTTTTTATGTCCTTGCCAACACGGTCCGGCAGAAAGATTATGACGGGCGCATTTCACGGGACAATAAAGCATGGGCGCAGACGGTTCCGGTCTGTGAGGATAAGGACGGTTTCGGATATGACCGGAATGTTTGCTTTGCCGTGGACCGCTGCAATCCCGGACTTACCGACCTGTTTCTCTCCCAGGCCAGGCGGGAATGTCCGCTTACTCAGGAACAAAAGCCCTCTGTCCGAGACAGCCTAAATCAACATGCCGGACGGCAGGCAGCGCATAAGGATAAACCAAAAACGAAAAAAGAACACGCACGATAA
- the mobC gene encoding plasmid mobilization relaxosome protein MobC — translation MKAGQNKKTVRVEFVMSEQDAELVKGRMAELGITNLSAYLRKMAVDGYIIHLDMGDIQEMVRLLRICSNNLNQYAKRANETGSVYAADVEDLRTRLDGLWDGMDKLLRGFANIS, via the coding sequence ATGAAGGCCGGGCAGAACAAAAAAACTGTCCGGGTGGAGTTCGTCATGTCCGAGCAGGATGCGGAGCTAGTAAAGGGGCGCATGGCGGAGCTTGGCATTACCAACCTCTCCGCTTACCTTCGGAAGATGGCGGTGGACGGCTACATTATTCACCTTGACATGGGCGATATTCAGGAAATGGTGCGCCTCCTTCGTATCTGTTCCAATAACTTGAACCAGTATGCAAAGCGGGCCAATGAAACCGGCAGCGTTTACGCCGCCGATGTGGAGGATCTGCGTACCCGGTTGGACGGCCTCTGGGATGGCATGGATAAGCTGCTGCGGGGATTTGCGAACATTTCGTAA
- a CDS encoding DUF4316 domain-containing protein, translated as MEKEKIYGVWAVRSGASIFGRAEAWCKEDGKPLEFTSKEAAEDYAKKAGSHTTANVHYYVKEKEPEPGAVRKGTAQPDLDARAQEEVTPKNAATEKQNEIPGRQITPEPDPLVEIRSAVHSNYAGMVAMLGADNRVYLGKEERYHSDGELPGYYDNQDGSLCFVCDQPDMYYFLYGEGWAHTQAEMLERGLTLRQYEDFARLREGVLSQFTPRREILFAGQPFKPQESYLYNAELYEEGQTGNYNMLDGRLNNEPPERPDLTDGQTYEEIRELAPETLPEEKPSLMERLKADRPEHEARQAAPPLPERER; from the coding sequence ATGGAAAAAGAAAAAATTTATGGCGTATGGGCGGTCCGCAGCGGCGCGTCCATTTTCGGCCGGGCAGAGGCCTGGTGCAAGGAGGACGGAAAACCTTTGGAATTTACCTCCAAAGAGGCAGCCGAGGACTACGCAAAAAAAGCAGGCAGCCATACTACGGCAAACGTCCACTATTATGTAAAAGAAAAGGAACCGGAACCCGGCGCTGTTCGGAAAGGAACGGCACAGCCGGATTTAGATGCCCGCGCCCAGGAGGAAGTGACACCTAAAAATGCGGCGACGGAGAAACAAAATGAGATTCCCGGCAGGCAGATCACGCCAGAGCCGGACCCGCTGGTAGAAATCCGTTCTGCGGTCCACAGCAATTATGCTGGCATGGTGGCTATGCTGGGTGCGGATAACCGGGTGTATCTTGGAAAGGAAGAACGTTATCACTCTGACGGGGAGCTTCCAGGTTATTATGACAATCAGGACGGATCCCTGTGCTTTGTCTGCGACCAGCCGGATATGTATTATTTTCTCTATGGGGAGGGCTGGGCGCACACCCAGGCGGAAATGCTGGAGCGAGGCCTTACCCTGCGCCAGTATGAAGATTTTGCAAGGCTCCGGGAGGGTGTGCTTTCACAGTTTACGCCCCGCAGGGAAATCCTGTTTGCCGGGCAGCCTTTTAAGCCCCAGGAAAGCTACCTGTATAATGCGGAGCTTTACGAGGAAGGACAGACCGGCAACTACAATATGCTGGATGGCAGGCTGAATAATGAACCGCCGGAACGCCCGGATCTGACGGACGGCCAGACCTATGAGGAAATCCGGGAACTGGCACCGGAAACATTACCGGAGGAAAAGCCTTCCCTAATGGAACGACTGAAAGCCGACCGTCCGGAGCATGAGGCAAGGCAGGCCGCACCGCCTCTGCCGGAGAGGGAACGCTGA